The genomic region tgaatgttCGTTTAGGTCGTCTCCAAGCTCAACCAAGAGAAAGGAGCGTCTGCAGGTCAGGTACTCAAGAAACTCGGTTTCGCTGGCGTCTGGAAGGGTCTCGCTCCTAGGATTGTGATGATCGGTACACTGACAGCAGCTCAATGGTTCATCTACGATGCAGTGAAGGTTTACCTGCGTATGCCCCGACCACCACCACCAGAGATGCCTGAGTCCCTCAAGAAGAAGTACGGGCTCGCCTAAGGAACCTAATTTCCAGGCGCGGTTGTATCCAACGCCGCATAgacaatgaataaaaaaaaataaaaagatgaacaaaaaaatggaaaaaacaatttagaaaaatttcacaTCTATTAAAATCCTTCCTCGGGAATTTCACTCGCCTAGATAGTTACGATTAACGAATCGTCATTAAGTGCTCAGTATtcttaatttcaataaaaatctcaccctattttctttttattttcgatgATTCAACGATAATTGCGAGTCACACTGCCgcgtttgaaaaattatgaattttgcaTTCGCAGACATGTATCAGTTTTTATTGTTTACTCAATGGAAATATTCAGTTGCATTGTCATGTTCCGCAGGTTGAGATTTACCACTTTGGGTTCTGTATATTGAATATTgcagaaatattcaatccgtTGTTCTGTACATAGGGTGTTCAGTGAATAAAAGTGGATACGATTGCTccatatcaattaattaatttattttacgtaTAAGGAACCATTTTTCTTTGAAGATTCTTTAGTTGAAAATTCGCTCCAATTTCGAATGCATAGGGATTTTTTGTCAGGGCAACACGTTGAGGGGCAGAGTTCACTTACTAGGTGGATATGCAGTGTCTTTTACGTCCTATTAAATAcctatttcattaattaatggaattttatatcaataattcattgaactCATTGATGCAAATCTATGAATGATGATTTTCTCGATTAAAACTTTACCGCGGTCATTTTTGAATATCTGGGGTTTTCTGGGGATTTTATTTAGTTTTATTTATGAGACGATTTGCAGCTGGCTTCAGACACCAGACGAATGTTAAACAGCAGCGGAAAACAAAGCTCTATcagtatttattaataaatcgaGTTAATGATGGAAAACAGTGGTGAAAGTGGTGACGACGGTGGACCCCAGGGTGCAGCAAATTATTTCACTTCTGGGGGAGTCGCTGGGAATTATATTGGGGTGCAGTCAGATGATCTAGAAGGTAAGAATCTACTCGGCCGAGACGTCATTGATAATGCCATCAAACAATGTCAAAATAATGTTGTTTTTTAGATTGTCTTAGATGACAATGCATTCCCTCTTGAAGTAATAACATTAAAATTGGTTTCCACTTGTCATATTGAATGTGGCAATTGGAGTGGACCACTCATCAACGAATCAGATGTTAGATGGTGGTTAGAATGCCAAAATGGCGCGAAATGTTGGAAATGTATAGTGTCGTACACGAAATTCAagttagtttttatttttttcaattaacgctcataaaaattgaagtaaaatataaaaaaaacattttgttcTTCTTGCAGTCGATGTAAAAAGCCTAAAATTTAAGAAAAGTCCAAATTTGAGTACTTTCACACGTTAAAtcattatttgaaatatttaatttactttGGAAAAACATAAGcattcaaagaaaaatatggaataagaaaaaataattggaaaaagctcatgatttttcataaaaccGAAAATCTCGTCAGATGATCCAGAGAACACAGACGACTCGAACCACGGAGGAGACCCCCTGCACGGTGGTGGCAGTGGTGGTGCTGCAGGTCCCCTTCGGGAGCAGGATCGCTTCCTTCCAATTGCAAATGTcgcaaaaataatgaaaagagCGATCCCCGAGGCCGGAAAAATTGCCAAAGACGCTAGAGAGTGCGTGCAGGAGTGTGTGTCCGAGTTCATCTCATTCATAACATCAGAAGCATCTGACAGGTGTCACatggaaaaacgaaaaaccaTAAATGGTGAGGACATTCTCTTTGCAATGACAACCCTTGGTTTTGACAACTACGTTGAGCCCCTGAAGATGTACCTGCAGAAGTACAGAGAAGCAACGAAGGGCGACCAGACACCCCCGTGTCTCACAGGTCCAAATGGCAATGGAAAGACTGAACCACCGAGCACAATTTATGAGGAGCAACTCTACGCATTATCTGGATCAAATGCAACGACCTCTGATTCACCAGTGATCTACAGCTACTCCTCGGGCGATCAGATGCAATTCCAACTGTCCTGATCCTCCGATGACTCCCAGGAGGAGGAGCGGACGTGTCTCGAGGAGTGATCACTGCTCATGATGCGATAGTTcaattgattcaatttttttaatcgcttAAAATTACCGAATCAGtggaatttatatatatatacatatatatatctcCGTGTATACAATATAGATATTGTAATCAGAGATCGgcacaaatataattttcacaaaaaatttccatcacaAAAATATATCTTTCGGTTTAATCACTATTAACGTGTAAATATGCTTCATTATACTATGAATGAgtaataattgaaatgaaaactaATTTATCGCGCTAGGAACTACACTTTAATATTTGGGACTAATCATTCgatcaataataaatattgattgaaAGACTGTtcatttgttcaatttttattgctcaTTTGTATCGTAAGGAAAAGTGTATGTGATATTacttttcattataaaaaatgtcattcgGCTTTTCCTTATTAACCATTGATATTGTAATGAAActttaattacgaaaattattttcctgcCGATTTCTTGTTATGATGATATAGTAATCATTAGGCGTGTTTTTTGTAATGAACATTCGacatttagaaaaaattagcCGATCCTTTATTGTAATTCCATTAAAGCACTAAAATTCATATTAAACTATTCTAAacgttttttctttctctcaacattattttctttcatcgCAACCATGTAACTTTATCGTGTCGAGGTGAAATTTCGATACGAAGCAGCCACTTAAGTATGGGGGGCAAAACCGGCagtagtttatttatttatttatttatttaacgacTCTTCGTAAATCGCGtgattaaattttcttcttcagaggtaaaaaattgtttgtcatcacaaaaagaagaaattaatggaaaataagTTATCACTCTGGCAATTGGGCGGGGGAGAGCAGTAGTTCGTGAGCCTTTACTGGTGCTGAttgggatgatgatgatgctgTTCCTACACCAGCTATCGTTTTAGTTGGTTTAGTTACAGTTGTCACTGTTTGTTGGCTCGTTTGTGGTAACAGTGTTGTTGCTGTTGgctccaattttttcattttatccttGTCAACGATAACAACACGACATGGTGTCCATCTACAGTCACCACAGCAACGACACAAACATATGCACAGTAGTACCCGAAGGAGACAGCACAGGAGACCAGCGCATAGTAGAGTTGGCCCAACAAGCCGAAGTTCAGGACTGAGGAAGCCTTTTTCACCGGTGCCAACGAACGATATTACAAGACCAAGTGCTGTTGTACCGAGGCCAGCGTATAAAACTGTGTTGAAGGCAGCATTCACTTCACCACGACGACGATTCGTCAGGCTACTTCCATCTTCATCATCGTCCTCTCCACTACTGCCATAACAATAACTCGCATCTCGTATCTGGTGAGAAATatcacttttttcattttctccacAAAATGAATTTGCATAAAAGCAGAATTTTTAGTCTGGCATTTGTAGCATCCAATTGACTTgcaaattgtagaaaaaagtAGTTCACGAAAAAGCGCATTTAATGTAGTAATATTAAATGAAGACGTAATTATGCTGCAGGACATGTAGGATTTATCCGGAAAATAACGATTCTAAAGCACATTGCTaattaatgaggaaaaatagtTGTACTAGAAGCAAGTCAAAAGCAATTTACCCTGTTTCTCTTCATCCATCTCCTATGTGCTTCACATTGTTTAGTCTTGTATCCATCACGCGAGCCGTGTGGCGACGCCGGAGACAGAGGAAGCGGCGATGGTCTACTGCAACCTTGCCAAGCCGCTTTCCCTGGTCCCTGGCCTCCGCACTGCAACATTCAACCATCCATCAACCCTCTCTCCGTCATGCAGACCAATCCAACGAAATGTTTAATTACGAAAATAAACGATAACGTCTAAACTTCAATACTTCGGTTTTCTATATTCCAATAAtctaatgaatgaataaaataacttCAACAATTTATTACTGTTCAAATGGATGAGTTCAAGATTTTATTAGTTAACAATATAATCTACGTACCTCATTACTTGTCtctaatatatttatttacccTCAATCAGGACTATTAATTTCATGTTTAtgcacattttttatttcgcttACTTCTACGTTCTAAGAGCATTACTTTCTTCAATTTTACCCAAACATTATTTCTCTGTCAATCACTTCCTCGTTATTTACTCACCCCGTAAGCGTATGATCTCGGGGGATAACGTGGTAGCGGTGGTATGAGCCTTGTAGCCAAGTTCGATGGCAACTCCCTAAAGTTCACCGTTTTACCACCCCTCAAACGCTGCTTCTCCCGTCTAATTAATAATGCAGCCTGCATTCTGCTCATTCATTTACTCTGATCATTGATTAAATatcttttctctctttttaGACAACAAATTTTGATTCTTTTGATATGCAATTCcccgtttttaaaaaatcagtgttccactttcttgaaaaataaaagagatttttcttttcacattTTGCAATTTAGGACAGGAATCcctagtttttttttgctttcgtTTTGGGTCTTTGAGGCCTTCTCAATGGACATGATGAAGTGCTCGAGAAGACGAGAAAGATCCAATCCGCTCTATATAGCCACCAGACAGCCAattaacattttaattttcatcttcGTGTGCAcgtgaatttattaattaaacgtGCCTTAGAGTGCAGTGCATCAAGGGGTGAAAACGGGCGGttgttgttgaaaaattatctaataGTCATTATTAAACTACGGTTTTTTTACCCTAGCTAGGAGTACCTAATCCCTAATAGAAGAAGAGTTCATTAATTTCTGTGCAATAGGAAGAATGCTCGCggctatttttgtttattttattcagaaaaaGAAGTAGATcagtttcaactttttttacaAACCTGAGATTATCTCCAAACAACATCTTTCCAACATTATAAACTGAAATTATCTTTCGTGATTCTTTCGTTTTGAAATAATCGTCGGTTGTTCGTCTTGATAAATAGGGCAAACTGACCAATAGATGAACATATGAACAAATTTTATGACAGTTGCGATGTAAAGTGGATGAGTTGATAACAATGGGTGCTGAGTATCGTTCATCTCAGACACATGACGCACaggaagaaatgaaaataaatttaaatgattaGGTACATCTTCATTCAAAATGATTTCATTGCAATTCA from Diachasmimorpha longicaudata isolate KC_UGA_2023 chromosome 1, iyDiaLong2, whole genome shotgun sequence harbors:
- the LOC135162869 gene encoding uncharacterized protein LOC135162869; protein product: MYAAAGGASIAKRRNQKRLQLNKQRLEATHTAGVRKPTAIITGHQVTKPSRTHLAPQPQAQTSSPYHSSHCNHAHGHNRRRRNDKLTPNRLAPPVSPIFPISPPPLSLESQNSVTLPLKSSNFPFPPPSFLDLRSPSPSELQCGGQGPGKAAWQGCSRPSPLPLSPASPHGSRDGYKTKQCEAHRRWMKRNRIRDASYCYGSSGEDDDEDGSSLTNRRRGEVNAAFNTVLYAGLGTTALGLVISFVGTGEKGFLSPELRLVGPTLLCAGLLCCLLRVLLCICLCRCCGDCRWTPCRVVIVDKDKMKKLEPTATTLLPQTSQQTVTTVTKPTKTIAGVGTASSSSQSAPVKAHELLLSPAQLPE
- the LOC135162884 gene encoding uncharacterized protein LOC135162884, with amino-acid sequence MMENSGESGDDGGPQGAANYFTSGGVAGNYIGVQSDDLEDDPENTDDSNHGGDPLHGGGSGGAAGPLREQDRFLPIANVAKIMKRAIPEAGKIAKDARECVQECVSEFISFITSEASDRCHMEKRKTINGEDILFAMTTLGFDNYVEPLKMYLQKYREATKGDQTPPCLTGPNGNGKTEPPSTIYEEQLYALSGSNATTSDSPVIYSYSSGDQMQFQLS